The DNA region CATAGCCATTGTCAAATTCCCCATAAAGCCTCCAAACTTCATCCTTTGAGTGAGGAGCAAAAAGAGGAAAACAGACAAAAAGCAAGTGCTAGAATATGTGTTGAACATGTGAATGCTAAAATCAAAACATTTCAGATACTCACCCAAAAATACAGAAACAGAAGAAAACGATTCAATCTACGCTTTAATTTGATATGTGGATTAATCAACTTTGACCGTGGTTTTGCTGTGGAATACAAATGAGTTTTGCAAGATGTCTATTGGATTATTGTTGTAGATACCACCAAAATAGTAAGCTTCA from Sulfurospirillum diekertiae includes:
- a CDS encoding transposase family protein produces the protein MSKTQKKQREYYSGKQKRHTLKGQIVIDKEERIMCVHTAKGTTHDFRLFQESNLPLMPKTCVYVDLGYLGIAKEHSHCQIPHKASKLHPLSEEQKEENRQKASARICVEHVNAKIKTFQILTQKYRNRRKRFNLRFNLICGLINFDRGFAVEYK